In Hermetia illucens chromosome 1, iHerIll2.2.curated.20191125, whole genome shotgun sequence, one genomic interval encodes:
- the LOC119650221 gene encoding uncharacterized protein LOC119650221, which yields MARETSDDDQDDVAALRRQVQELRTSLKEMTSRYDRLSALFSSSLVESTIALNKSSQQPNTATTSIHENQEERSMAEMEIPTPKPQQKIASAIASTPSPHLTTTTTNVTEHPARQLQQPTTHTPITTTTTTQQAAQPAKSTPPRPRV from the exons ATGGCTCGCGAAACGTCAGACGACGATCAAGACGATGTCGCCGCCCTGCGGAGACAGGTACAAGAACTGAGAACCTCCCTGAAGGAGATGACAAGCCGGTACGACCGGCTCTCTGCGTTGTTCAGCTCTTCATTAGTGGAATCTACCATCGCCCTCAACAAGTCATCTCAGCAACCCAATACAGCAACTACATCAATTCATGAGAACCAAGAAGAACGGTCGATGGCAGAAATGGAAATTCCCACACCGAAGCCACAACAAAAAATAGCCTCAGCAATAGCATCTACACCCTCACCCCATCTAACGACAACAACAACGAATGTCACCGAACATCCAGCCCGACAACTACAACAACCAACCACACACACCCCGATAACAACCACAACAACCACGCAGCAAGCCGCTCAACCAGCCAAATCCACCCCACCAAgg CCacgagtataa